GAGAAACCCCTTCCCCTTTTCAAACGGGGACACTgaccttttacacccacctgaacaGACAGATGCTCAATTTATTGTCTCATAAGCAAGATAGCACCTCCACTAATGCAATGACCGCACTTAAATGTCACCGATTATATGATTAAATTCTGGCGTGAGGTTTGGACCCACAACCTCTTGTACTGGAGATGAAAGAATTAGCTACAGAACCAAAGGAAATCTGTACTGGTGGATATAATCTGTGACCCAAATTTATCTTCGTCCTGGTTGAGAGGTGGAATCATAACTTTATCACTTGAACTGCTTTAGTTAAATTTGTTTCCAGAAGGTATTTTGCTCCGAAAGTTGTGGGAGGAAGGATATTAATGTAGAACAAGTTAGAAGAAGCATAGGGCTGGATTTTAACAATCCCTTGCCAGTGGGGTAAAAGGCAGGAAGCATGTTAAATCCAGAGAGCTGCCTACTCTCTGCTCATTCCACCACCGTAATTTTACCAGTGGCAGCCTGGCGGCAAGTGGGCCAATCGAGGACTTTAAATGGGCAACAATGTGATGGGACGAGAGGCCCACACCAAGCTTCCAGTTGCAGGGTTCCCTGGGCAGGctgtggtacaaagaacaaagaacaaagaaatgtacagcacaggaacaggcccttcggccctccaagcccgtgccgaccatactgcccgactaaactacaatcttctacacttcctgggtccgtatccttctattcccatcctattcatatatttgtcaagatgccccttaaatgtccctatcgtccctgcctccactacctcctccggtagtgagttccaggcacccactaccctctgcgtaaaaaacttgcctcgtacatctactctaaactttgcccctctcaccttaaacctatgccccctagtaattgacccctctaccctggggaaaagcctctgactatccactctgtctatgcccctcataattttgtatacctctatcaggtcgcccctcaacctccttctttccagtgagaacaaaccgagtttattcaatcgctcctcatagcttatgccctccataccaggcaacattctggtaaatctcttctgcaccctctctaaagcctccacatccttctggtagtgtggcgaccagaattgaacactatactccaagtgtggcctaactaaggttctatacagctgcaacatgacttgccaattcttatactcaatgccccggccaatgaaggcaagcatgccgtatgccttcttgactaccttctccacctgtgtagcccctttcagtgatctgtggacctgtactcctagatctctttgactttcaatactcttgagggttctaccattcactgtatattccctacctgcattagcccttccaaaatgcattacctcacatttgtccaggttaaactccatctgccatctctccgcccaagtctccagacaatctaaatcctgctgtatcctcagacagtcctcatcgctatccgcaattccaccaacctttgtgtcgtctgcaaacttactaatcagaccagttacattttcctccaaatcatttatatatactacaaagagcaaaggtcccagcactgatccctgtggaacaccactggtcacagccctccagagGTAGGCAGAGGCATCGCTCATTAACTAGCATCCTGGGTCTATCAGAATGCACAACCTCCCAGGTGTAACCAACCCAACCTCCCCCAACATCATACAGGTTCCCTTCCTCTCTTGGCCTCTCAAACTCCAGCTCCTCTACccaaccccctcaccaacccccaagTATGAAGTTCCAATCCAACACCGAGTGCCTCCTTGAACCCCAGGTGCAAAACCAACAGTGACAAACACTCCTGCTGTGCAGGCAGGACTGTAGAGCTGCCTGTTTCGGATTGACCGGAAGCTCTCTAAGATGCGACTGACTAGCTGAAATCTTTCAGCCCTTCTGgccaatgggatcttccagtcAGGCCAATGGTGACTCCCCTGCCCCTAGTTTCCCGGCAACAGGGGGGGCAAACAATGGGAAATCGTTGACAGCagtggactggaagatcctgctgcagGCCAATGGTGGGCTCCCATTACTGCCGCAAAACATGCCGTTGGGATGGGGGGGTCAGGAAATCCCGCACGCTGGTCCTGAAGGGTGTAAATCCTGCCTCCAGCCTATTACCAGCAGGGTAGCCGTTTGTCCCTTGGGCAGACTGCCCTCTGACCTTTTAGCAGGGTCAGGACCCACAACTCCTCAACTAATGgactgatttttaatcagtaagagagtCAACGGTCGTGGGGGTAAGGCAGGAAAATAGAGTAGAGGAACACATCAGATtagtcatgacctcattgaatggcagagcaggctcaatgggccgaatgacctacttctgctcttacATATTTTGGTTCTTTGATTCAGCCCATAGATATTGTACTTTGGAAATAAAAATATTTAGAGTCATGAGGGAGGATTAGGGAATAGTGAATAACATGGCAAAATGGATTGTGTGAGGCAACTGTCGTACTACCGAGTCAGCAGTGGTGTTACTTTCATTACAGTTATTTGCACAACGCTTTGCTTGGGCATAGACTATGCCTGGACATTAGGTTGTGATGTAAATGATCAATCTTTTGAGCTATTACACTATTCATAACGTATCTAACAAAACAATGAACAATATGCTAATTTTCCACTCTGCCTTTTCAAAGCAACCTCAGCTGGATTCGACTTACGGTCATGGTGACTCAGTAAGAAATACTGAATACCATAGCTGGGTAAAACTGAACAGGGAAGACGCGAATCTCTTCCCGAGACCAGAGTCATCCCCATTTAAGGATCCCTGCTTTTAATTCTCAACCACATGTCGGCTATTGTAAGCAGTAGTTGTTCGGGTTTAAGTACTTGCACATTTGCTTCGGTGCAGAGTGTTTAAATTTGTGCATGCAATTTATGGCTTTCAATGCATAACCATCGTTTTGTGACAGAATGCACTGCATCTTAACGGAAAAGAGATAGTTTGAGATGCACAAAGGCAACGGcagatttttaaaataaagaaCAATGTGATTTTATTTGAGTAATCTGGGATCTCCAGGCAACACGTGTTTCCCCGAGAGGTTGACACTAATGGATCACTCAGAGGCCACCATTACTGAAATAGGAAGTGGAAATGTCAGTACAGAACCCAAATGTCATATCTGCAAATCTATTTCAGGCTCATCGCTGGGCAACAAAGGAATCGCTGCATGTGACCTGCCCACTTTTTGAACCCGTTCGGCTTTGCTCTGCAAAAATTCTCAAAAATAGAACACTCGAGACAAGCCTTTTTTAAACTCTTTACCATTGTAAAGATTCACATTTCTGTAGCAAAAATACAACATATACAAGTACTTTATATAAATATGCTAAATAACAGTGGAAAAAATTAAAAtttacaccatggccacacaggcagacacaggttaTCACTTGATGTCCCTCCCATGTCGCTTATTTTCAATTTTGCAAAGAAGCTAAACGTTCAAAATTGCCACAAAAAAAACCCTTCAGCCATATTCTTTAGAGTTGAGCTGAATACCATTTTCACTGATTTCTTGCCGTGACAGTCTTCTCCTAAATTCATCAGTGGTGAAGTAGTATATGACTGGGTCCAGGCAGCAGTTCAGGCTGGCCAGGCACAGAGCCACTGGGTGGAAGGTCAGTATGATCTTCTTGGTGGAGCAATCTTCAATGCGGCCTGCTAGAGCCAGAAAATGCAAGGGGAAGGTAATATGATACGGCGCAAAGCAAACCAGGAAGACCATGCTGCAGGTCAGCACCATCTTTAAGGCTTTCTTCTTTTCCCCACTGTCTTGCATGACTGGGTTCTTCTCTCGCAGGGACATGATGGTTTTCCAAGAGCAGATCAGGGTGATGACGAGAGGTAGCACAAACCCTGTCAGTTCGGCCAGAGTTACCATGATAGCAGAGGTAGGGATACCAATTTCGATGATGGGGAGATCCGCAAAGCAGCTGTTGAAGTGGCTGGAATTGCTTTTGGTATCGAGCCGCATGAGTGGGAAGGGTAGGCAAGCGGCGCCCACCAGGAGCCACCCCACGATACTCACATAGACGTCGTACCTGCGTTTACAGTCATTATACTTGAAAGGCTGGATCAGAAACAGGCACCGCCGCACACTGATGCAGACCAGGAAGAAGATACTTGCGTACATGTTCACATACTTAAGGTAGAAGCAGAACATGCACAAAAAGCTGCCAAAAGGCCAGGCGTGGTGCAGGTAGTAGAAAATCCGAAGCGGCAAAGACAAAACCTGTGCCAAGTCAGCAATAGCCAAGTTAATCATGAATATGACTGCCCTCTTTGTCTCCCTGACATAAGCATGGAACACCCAGAGAGCCAGAACATTGGCGATTAAGCCTGGCACAAATATGATGGCATACATGACAGCATACAGGAAATTAGTAGCATTCCGATCATCACTGCAGCTAGATGAATCGTTTGACATTTTCATATTACCTTTTAAGTCAAGAATAAATCTGGTTGAATCTGGAAGAGCTGGAGAATACAATTTGGAAAAATGTTTCCAGGGATCGAAAGAAAAATAAATCAATGAAAGAAATTCTTAAGAGAAAGTTATTTCACAGGTTTTGAGTACAGCAGTGTCAATCTTCAATTTGCTTGGTCTTTCTTAACCATCAAACTTGATTTTCAGATTAAACGTTGATCCAGTGCTAACTTCAGCTTGTAGACATGATTTATCGGCAACGGCTGGAAACCCAGAGCTAAAACAATCATGCAAAGTTTAATAAGTCCTTGCTATTGACTTGGTGTGGGTATCTAAGAATACTTTTCAATGTGCCCCCAGTGTCGCTCAATGATGTTTTTCTCCTTCCCATTTTTCTCCTTGGTAACCTCTTTGTGACATTTCAGGTGATCGCTCTGAGTTTTCTCCCTCCTAATGTTCTCACTGGCTGGTGAAGCTCACTTCTGCTTTATGTAGCCGGTGCTGTGCTCGTGGGGCGACATCGATAAGCATTTCCTCCGACCCACTCACATGTGCAGTTATCTGATGGTTTAGATAAGAGACTTCTTTCACACGTTCCAGTCTCGGCTCTGCTCTTCCGCCAAAGGTCTCGCTGAAGCTAGCTTTCTGGAAAAAACAGACAGAAAATAGAGATTTACCTCAAGTGATCATTGCTTTCCTGAACAGAAATTATTTCAAAACTTGTTATTTGGCGCACATGTATACGCAGCTTACTGTGACAGCAGGAAAGGCTTGAGATTCATGTCCTTTATGTTTCGCGATGAATTACTTGTATGACTACATAATGAATGTTGTCCACCTTTGAGATTCACAGTGAATCTCCCATTCTCTGTGTTGTCCAGTATTTAGAggatgtaggagcagaaataggccattcggcccatcgaaccagctccgccatttaatgagatcatgactgatctgatatggtaATACTCAACTCCACCTTCTCTCCTTATccgcttgattcccttactgattaaaaatctgtctatctcagcctcaaATATACATAGTGACCCAGCCTCTGCAGTCCTCTGTGGTAAACAATTCCACACATTCACTTCAAGTAAATGTGAACAAATATCAcattaaaattaaatttaaattataTTCAATAGGACAAATGTTTTGATAATGCCTTTCACCACAGTACGCCATCCCAATTTACACccaatgaagtacctttgaagtAAAATGCGAAAGTACcagaaagcatctgtggagagggagcaAAATGAACATTTTAGGCCTGTGAATGAATTCAGATACCTGGAAGGAAAAGATTATAGATGTACCAGTTACCAACATACCAATgtatactagaacatagaacatggtagcgcagtacaggcccttcggccctcgatggtgcgccgacctgtgaaaccactctaaagcccatctacactatagctGGCAGGGAAAGGGAAATAGattaggggtggggggaaggaaagAATAAAGAGCAGATAAGATGGAAGGCCACGGTTACACTAGTTTTTACTTGATTCTTGGATTATCGCAATACTTAACATGTAGCTTCAAAAATTAGACTTCCTCGATTATTTTCACTTTCCATTATCGGGTGGGGAGGATTGGGGAAAGTCCCATCTACTATAATGGGTGATTAAGGTTCAACCTTCATTGGCATGTGAAAGGGTTAACTTGCAGGCAACTAATTTTGGAACTTCACCAATAATTCTACTTTGAACTTAAAACTGTCATGGAAATTATTACCCATGTGCTTAAAAACAAACTAGGAAGATCCTGATCCAAATTTATAACTGTGGTGTGACTGTGATTCACCAGTGCTTCTAAAGTTACGTGAAATTCTAGCAGCGAAACTTACTTAGTATCGATTTGATTTTGATGGCCCTGATGTGCACTGTTGGCTCATTTTAACTCTTACTTATTCGGAGTGCAGTCTTGATTTTACAATGCTGTTCCGGGAGGCTTGCCCCTGGTTGTCTATGAGGCAATgtcagaaaaaaataataatttcctcTTTAAAAATATATACTTAACATTATCAGGTAAACAATACTGCATTGTTTGGCTATTATTTTATCAGTTGCTTATCATTGCAGTCACTGTTTGATTGTATCTGAtttcccttgagatggtggtgtgctaccttcttgaaccaatgcAGTCCTTGTGGTACAGGCacaaccactgtgctattaggcagggcgttccaggattttaactcagtgacagtgaaggaatggtgatatattcccaagtgacttggcggggaatttccaggtggtggtgttcccatgtgtcttcttcccttgtccttctagatggtagccgtCGGCGGTTTGTTCGGTGCTGTCTAGGGAGCCTTggcgagctcctgcagtgcatcttgcagatcctACTCACTGTTACCATTCTGAGTCAGTGAAggcgggaatgaatgtttgtggatgtg
This portion of the Scyliorhinus torazame isolate Kashiwa2021f chromosome 5, sScyTor2.1, whole genome shotgun sequence genome encodes:
- the LOC140420955 gene encoding probable G-protein coupled receptor 174, translated to MKMSNDSSSCSDDRNATNFLYAVMYAIIFVPGLIANVLALWVFHAYVRETKRAVIFMINLAIADLAQVLSLPLRIFYYLHHAWPFGSFLCMFCFYLKYVNMYASIFFLVCISVRRCLFLIQPFKYNDCKRRYDVYVSIVGWLLVGAACLPFPLMRLDTKSNSSHFNSCFADLPIIEIGIPTSAIMVTLAELTGFVLPLVITLICSWKTIMSLREKNPVMQDSGEKKKALKMVLTCSMVFLVCFAPYHITFPLHFLALAGRIEDCSTKKIILTFHPVALCLASLNCCLDPVIYYFTTDEFRRRLSRQEISENGIQLNSKEYG